The genomic region GTATTTATCGATCTTGTCGACACAACAACGAGTTAAAATTATTCGATAATGAGACAATAGTTAATCTACGATTTGAGTATGAACGCAAACtataatattttcgaaagcTAACGAAGCAAACTAGCAAATCTTGATATTATTTAAATGTTAAGTGAAATTTGGAGAATAAGTTCTGTACGGGTTTCTTCTACTTCTTCCGAATTTCCTTTAACGGAAACTGCAGCTTTCCCAGTAAACTTAACTCAagataaatttttacttttcatggattttgtttgtttccatcgttttattcgttccacatgCTCATATAACTCGTTTGGGTGAATACGGATGAGTGCAGCGACTCTCTATTGGACATAGAAAACAATTtggaacgaataaaacttCGGAACGATTAGCacgtaataaattttttggctTTAATTGAAAGCGTAAACGAAACAGAAAAGCGCTTTATCACTTTAATGCTCGAAGCATTAACATTGGTCTGACAAACTTCAAACTTGAAGGTTGACGAATTACCATTCGTTCGAGACTgtatattttgtgtgtttccatttttaccaaaaaattctcatttaGTGTGGAACTAGACCTATGTTAAGGGTACACTTAATGTGAAATGGCAAGTGGAATGGGAAAATGCAAAATGCGGTAAGCAGAAAGCTCATggttaatttttatgaaatattgAACTAAAGTTTGcatttaaatacaatttttcatgttatGCATCGTCTAGCCGAAACTcacttaaaaatgaattaattgtaCCGATAATTAGGAATTATGAAATATTATGAATTGTTAGAGAAAATAAACGGCCAATTAGATGACAGCCAATTAGTTGCATCATAAAATCATGTTCAGATAGCCCTTTTACAACTATATAACACCTAAGTACAGTACGGTTTTACAACCGAGACTCACAAAACAATCTCTCTCTATTATGTCTAAAAGCCGTGCAAATTGAGTTTATCTCGgcgacaataaatttaaaaaaaaaatcaaaagtttctTCGATATTGCAAAATAAATGCATGGAAGGTTTTCTTATTCGAAATATAATATTTGCCAAACACTTTATGAAAGATTTTATGGTTTGTTATAAGTCTCAGTGTCATCGCACATATGTTATGTAATCTGTcttcttttatattttataaaataaattttttttcgttttgcttTTCGTCGTTTAACtaatattaatttattgtaatatgtTTGCTAATCCGTATAATCAATATGTGATGTAATTAATATGTATGGAATGGAAGTGTGTTTCCTGGGTAACAtacataaattattattaattcaGATACACAACACCATACAAACTGACACTGGTATACATATGTGTGCAGTGTATCtcatattattcattttgaataatttttttaatattccaACATCAATGTTTCATTAACTCGATGGTGATAATGAATATGATGTAAAAGACTGTAAGATTGATTGGACTGAATATTAATATCGGGAGGCAACGAAACGAATATATACGGATTTTGAATTCCATTTAAATAATTCTGTTACTAAACGTTGATAACATTAACATGCTGATAACGTAATATTTGGCAAAGCATCTCACATATAAGTCATATAAGTATAGTAGATTACTAGAAAGAGATCGGTCAAACATTAGACTGTAGTAGATGTGAAACGCACTTACATTACTATATACATACATGCGTTTCGTATGCCTCATTTGTGAATCGAATAGATGAAATGAGATGAATGAATTTGTGTGTAACCTTGATTGAAATTGCAATTTAAACAGATCAACTACATAATaaacaataaagaaaattgagttcgaatttcaaaattatttactgCATTTTACGGTTTTTAATGGAAGTATACGAAGCAATAATCTATTCATTACAAAATCGCAATGAAATTACTATATTGccattttttgtcgttttatgCAAATGAGTTAAGCAAAATCGGCTTAGAAATCAATGTGAGGATAGTTCATTGTTATGATCGCCGTAATTAGAAGATTTTTCCAGTTAAACACAGATTGAAATTATAGTGGTTTATTGTGTCAAATTCGTGATACTTTCTTTTCCGAACTGTTATTAATTGAAGCATTTATGCTATTTCTTAcgtacaataaaaataatgtcTGTCCGAATTCCGAACCGCATATAATGCATTTTACTCACTGACCCCcggaaaatgagtcattaaTTCAATACAATGCATTAACAGGAATATTAAAACTCATTCCTCGGAACTTTATTTCACTGCAACAAAACTTTACATCAAgttttgagtaaaataccttacttaTCAATGGGACAAGTGATGGAAACAACTTCGCCTCGGATTAGTAAACTTCACACAAGacgtaccatttccatcattcgTCCTATTCGTACACATAGTAAATGATTGCGTCTTGAGGAGCTTTGATAGCGGTCTTCAGCAAACTCATGAAGTCCCCTGCAGCGGTGCGGTGGCTTCAACTCATGGATATCGATTTATGATGGtcgaattttgtgttttttcttcttcgtttttttctaatttgattGTTGGACTAAGAGATTCGCCTTTGAATCTCGTTTTTTTACTGTTAAAGTTTTTTGGTATTCATTTATGTAAACTCCatacgaaataataataataattgggGTACAAGGggcaaaaaattgaaaattccagTTCcgtgtgattttttttttgtcctaGACGAAGTCGAGGTCAATAATAGTCATTTACGTCTCAAGGACTGAAGTCCGAAAGTACTTTTCCGTGTTACGTATCGGAATGGACATGTAATTACTTTCGGTTCACTTAGCAGGCctacaaacacacaaaaacgcagattttcacttttcctgagttttgtaatggattttacatactacatgcgtcgaaagccgtacttttcatatttcgacgccctcagcatgtaaaatccattacacaactcgggataaaaagatgaaaagtagagtatTCGTGtggattttgttgatccgaggtgTAGCCGAGTaaaatcatgtaaaatactattacatgttAGGCCAGTTGAAAAGAACGATTTTTGACCCGGAagtaaaatctgttacttcgttagTCTTATTCTATGTTTCCTATATAACAAATTAGAAAGATTCATTTCACTCTGCTCATTGTTGCCGATGTCAGATGAGTAGGTTAAAAGGAGCCGAATATTGTTAGATCGGATTTTTTTGAGTTGGTCAGGGAGGAAACATTGATTTAAAACAAGTCGGGACGGATTATAAAAATACACCGCgcaccaaatttatttttaccaaaggctctataccaggATATATATTTGATCACCCTAAATACCTATAACCTGAAATAataccttaaaaaaaaataaaaataaaaaaaattccacaaaaatcatttgagttttcaaaaatttcgcgcacaataaaaatccatatcaccctcattcatttgttgtcattgtataaacggcggatgtaaggaacgaatccaacgtttaaaaatcggtcaacttttgcctggtatagagcctttgTTTTTACCCATTGTCCCATTGTATTCTTTAAAATTGGACTAAAAGAATTTGCAATCGGTGAGAACATACAAAGTCAATCTTCGAAGCTACTTATCATTCTTCTTGACACTTTGATGTTCGATTCTTCCAGCATTTCCTTTCAAATATATTGTTGCTGCTCAACAAAGTCGCACAATATATGCCACATCGGCCGATAAATAGAATTTCATCTGTGGAACAGTCTGGTAAAATATGTGATGAAATATGCCATCGTTCAGTCtgtttatcaatttttaaaatatgtcCTTTGAAGCGACGCGACGGTGACAATTTTCCGCGTTTATAAATTCAGGTCACATAAAATGCAATATTCTTCGGAAAATGTTCACATACTCGTTAAAATATTGTAATGTCAATTTACTTGCAAATTATGTATGGGGTGAGTGATGTATAGATTTACTCACAACATAATGcttcaaattgaaatatcaCAGTTGGTGATGTGTGCAGTGCTGGATTAGCATTTGCAGCGCTCTGGGTAATGATTTTTACAGCTCCCACCAATAgtaattttcgtgtttatctTGACCAGCGGGTTTTAAGCTTTTTCGCGCGTTaaagcccgaacgaagtgagacgtatgaaaaaaaaaattaccgagATTTTTACGGACATctttaaaaacgtttttactGTCATACTTTCTCAGCGCCTGTTTCTGAGATTTATTGTGATTTATTGTCTTGAGTGGATTTGtctattttcacaaaaattcactaaTAAGGCCTGTGATAACGAAACTTGCCTCGATTGGCCCCAATGTATGGTTCCGCTGCAGCCgcttcacaaaaattataataaatacATTCGAGCGGAACAGTTATGGTGCAGCACTGCAGCAGGTATCTGGCATACAGTGAGTTCAAATAACCACTCCAAAAGTCTTCACTACATATTGTTAGTACAATATAGAAGGCAGACAAACATTATTCAAACACATATTGTCTACCTTCGACACTACAACACCATTTGTGCACATTCCaacagtttcaaattgttgccTAGTGTATCGATCGCTACCATTTTCTTTGTCATAGAAATTGACTGTAAGCAATTCTGTGCCGCTGAAACAATTCCTTTGGAGTAAAAATCACAGTTAATGTCCTCATGAAATCAAAGTTCTCAAATGTCTAGTCTGctgattaaataaaaatgtggaaataTCTGTGTGgcacaatttaaaatttcaattatcgtTCAAATAGAAACTTTGTCGCATATAAATCATGTaatcaaaatgtaattaacgaagtcaaagtgCTTTCACAAAAAAGTGCATTAAACGGTCTGAACCAAGACACACGTGCCTTATCAGATTCTGATATGGAATGAACACTGATAGCGAATAGATGTCTCGGTGGAACGTTTTGAAAGTCGAATGAAACTCTGTAATCGTTTTTCGTCTGACGATGTTATCACTAATAATCACTTTCAATTCTATTACCTGATTTATTGTATACTGAAGTATCAACCAACATGAGCTTTCGAAACTCTTGTGTGgtgaaaaagattttgttgatAGTGcgacctttttttttaaatgaaaataaacatcGACCTGAGAATGGATTCGAGACTGTATAGAGAGGTCAAGAATGAAGGGTCGCTAACGTGtttaaattacaataaatttaaaaaatgataaatctATGTGACCTAAGGTAGGAATTTCGTGTGCTGTTTCGTCGTGTTATTGCGGAAGAAGTTTTATCTTCTTTTAAAAGTTGTTGTTTGGTAGTCATGAGCAACAGAATTGTGTCAATCGATCATCATTAGAATTGTAGCCGTCTCAATCTGACGTAGATTTAATTTCCGTATGAAATTGTGAATGACAAACTGATTCACTTTTGTTCTAGCTACTGCAAACAATCGCATTTTCAGCAAATTTCTCCTTTTAGAAGATGCCGATGTACAGGGAGCCGATGTCATTGTACTACAATAGATCGATTACAAGAGAGGATTCGCTCGGTTCCGCTGtatattttattcatattCATACACTTTTTGACGTACGTCGGTACACACgcacacatatatatacaaaaatagCTCTCTTTTCATCTATATATTGTTTCCTCTCTCAACGCAATTTCCCGTAGAAacccatcgagctcagttaaattaactggttttttcccctgtttacattcaaattttcaaatatatcaCACATCTATAGAGTGTTAAAAGAGAGTAGAAATCTTGACATATCACtcatcgagctcagttaagTTAACTGGTTTTTTCTCGTTCTTTCGCTCTTATAACACTCTATAATAGCATACTTAAGTACGggttccactcaacaaaaagtactcagttTGAGAGCCGTGATAGAGCGAGcggtcaagtaaacaaagcaaaaattgaaaaaattcaattttgtcccTCACACGGAGTagttttttggtaagtggaaatcaagcattgaGAGAATGTTGTATAGCGATCTTTCGTCACGATTCTCTCATCTTCTAATAATTTTACGACCAACGACAAAATCTCTGTTTAATACCTACGTTTTTACACTTCAAAGGgggcaattaaaaaaaacgtacTCCATTTTGGCACTAAAGTTTGTGGATATGTGAGGAGAAGACGTATGACACCACCTTACGTTTCATGAATGTTCAATGTATGTTCCATTAATTTTTGGGTAACATACAGAGAGTGGGGTTTAAAATTAGTCATTTTTCGCTTATGTACTTTGTGTACCCCCAACCCCCTATcttaccaaacatttttttaccattttttccCTTAAAATTTCAGATCGAACCCTTCTCCTTTGGACGGCTGGTAACATTCACGACACCCAACAAAGAAAATCGCTAAGAGTCAACGTCGAATACGATCATGCCGTTAGGCTTACTTGGAGTCCCGATTCGAAGGCAATTTTAATCCATAAGGCACTGGAGAACTGCATTGAAGTGATTAAAATCGAGAAGAAAGATGGTTTTCTATCCAATCCAAGCAAGGGGTTAACATTTCGCAGCGCTCATGAATCCGATGTGATTGTTGGCTTTGGCATCGCCTGTACTGGTCGTTTCATAATGAGTGCATCCAATAAGACTGACTTTGTGCTGTGGAATTTGAAGGGTACGATTTTGGACAAAATTGATACGTGTCTAGCTAGCAATAACGCGGTTAAAATATCTCCATGTGGTCGTTTCATTGCTGCGTGCGGTAAgacaacaaattcaaatttttaacgcTGTATCATAGAGGTTAACGtcgatgaaatgaaattcaaaatattgtctACTTAGGCTTTTCCCCGGACGTCAAAGTATGGGAAGTTAAATTTGCAAAGACTGGTGAATACCAAAAGACTGTCAACGTGTTCAATTTGTCCGGTCATAACTCTGGCATCTACGATCTAGCTTTCGATAAAGATACTTCTCACATTGCAACCGTTTCGAAGGATGGAACCTGGAAGATTTTCGACACGAAGagtaacacacaaaaattacccGAATGGTACTGACACTttctaacaaaatttcaatttatttcagttGAATTCGATCTCGGCCAGTCAGCTCGCTGCATCGTAACGTCGAAGTTCAACTATGATTCCACTGCCATGCCACTAATAGCATTATCGTTGAATGCAGAAGTTGTAGCTGTCTGGAATGGAACAAATGTTGAGATTTTTTCCGGTCTTGATGGAACACGCGACGCTGTCATCGAAGAATTTGGCGTCATTTCTCTGAAATTCGATCCGTTATCCAAATATCTCCTAACAACTGGCGATCGTCACGTTCGTGTTTATCACAATGTTACCGGTTACAAGGTGTCCAGTGCCGTAGCCAAATCGAAGTTGAATGCATCCAATCAGAGTGCTGCGACACGAGAACGTCTCGAGAAATTGATTGctgaaaatgaacaatttttgggCAAATTTGAATAGAAACCGTTCGTATTTAAGGCTCCTTCATACTGTATTGCATTTATACCTCTTTGCATTTTGagcgaaataaaatcaagtaaaattAATGATGACTGATGACGCGTTCAGAGAAGAACTTTGACAAATTCGTATGATAAGACCATTCACCCGAGATCTTAGGTTCTGTAGTAGACACTCCTCATCTTTAATGAAACCAACAAAAACCAGTGTGACAAAGGAAATTGGAATATTTAAGACAACCTAAAACTGATTTAATTATCGAGAAATTCATAATTACCATTTACAAGAATTATACTTCGCCAAGTGTCTCCCACAAAGTCATTAATTCCCGAGAATCTCCTGCTTCCCGATAATCACCCGAACAAACTAACAAGTCGACCATGTGCAAATAAAAAGCGATTTCCTCGCTGAATCTTTCGCATGTAAGGCAGGGTAAAATAGACCAGACTGGAGACACTGGAGAGCAAGATTTGACTATGGACCTGAATTGTCTAGCAggcttttattttgataataaaaataattcaatttatatcaGTTTTCATTTGATTCCTTTTTTATACACTTTTAGATCGCttatttgacttttcaaaatgaaccgctactgcctggtttattttactctgccatgTTCGCATGTTGTACTTTCCATAATAATAAGTTCTGTCACGGCAAAGTAAATCCAGGCAAGAGCTGTTCATTTCTCGgctgtcaaataagggacccaagaaattgtatgaaaatgaattcaaatgaacactgatacaaattgaattatttttattcgcaaaatataagGCTATATTGAAAGAATATCAATAATTTCTGGGATACTGTAAAAATCTCTATCAGTAATTCTGCCACTCGTATGTTCgtacatttttacaatttttgagcATAATGTTAATTGACGCCAAACAAGTACAATTCGAAACATTAACGTAATATATATACACCAAATGCATCGTATACAAATATAACTCGTGTTCTGTCACATCTACTGTTCAATGAAATACATGCGATAGTTGAACAAGACTACTGACTGTTTGCGTTTATTCGGTACTGTTCAATGAATCTAATGCAATGTGGacacaatagtattttacgaTGTTTCGTTTTACATGTTGATTTCTTTCGAGTTTTACGGACAGGGAGATGCTTTTTATGTTGCTTTCATATGCAAAAGAAtgttttacgaaatttatttttagacaaaaagaaaagattttttttatgaataaccTTCGGTACAATACCGTGCTAGCATCGAATGACATTATCTACTAGACTGATTTGCTGGAAAGCCATGACCTCAGAGATAGTTAATCTCGTAGAAATTCTGCTTTTACCGAGGTGATACTAGTTTCTGTTTACAGTAGGAAATACAACCGGGTTTTCCCGAAGAGCTGTTACTAAATTATGTTATTTCCGATTTCAAACGTTCCCACTTTTGATCGTTATGCAGAATTCAGAGGAATTCGCCATTtactaatttgaatttaagcGGTTGCATTATTTCGAAGTTTAGTCAATCAATataacaaaaccaaaatcgGTGCATTTCGTCAAGGGAGTGAACTTCAGGCGCCAATCACCTTTTTATTAGATAGAAAGACAGGTGTCACCTAGCATGAATACTCAGATAAACCACATGCAGTACAGTTAAAAAGATTCTCTACAAATAAAATGCGCTAGCGACCAAACAATATACCTTCAAAGGTAGCCCTCATCAACAGTGTACACCTTTTTGGCGGCAACAATATTACGTATATTCAGTCGCTGTCGTTTATAACGACTGTTTTACTCTCATCGTCTTAGTTGTAATTTCATAAATCTACTTTGAAAGGTAAGAATTACAGCGCCAGTTTACCtttgccataaatattttgaattcgaTGCGCTTATATGAAACCGCGTAAACATAGAACCAACTTCGTTAATGCATCCGAAATTGACGTTAAATTAAGTAAACAGGAAACCTAACCTCAAACTGTCAATTTATCATATCTGTCATTCTAGTGTAAAGTGAGAATGCCCTAAtcttattattttgtttactgATTACACCAAAATTCGTCTCGTTCAAATGTTTTCGGTCCTTCATAcgaatttaaatgaaagaacTATCAGTAACACAGAACCGATACTGTACCCATAATGTGGTATGCTGCATTAATGCGATTCATCCGTAGACGCTTAGTGTTAGCcgtaatatttttgttgtcattgaCATATTgtctaattaatttattgggACACGTAAGTTATATCAATTACAGAGTAAATACAGCCCAGCCTGTTTTTAACGAGCAAGATACCAACCATGTTCTTTCGTGtgcgttttttttgtttttgttttaggGTGGCCCATTGTCCATCGATTCAGACTACATTGAGATAAAACGAGAACAACCAATAATCTggcaaaatttttcaaacgacCAAGATTGCCGGAATTCTGTACAGGGAAAAGTACTGATCGTTGACGATCGCGGTTTTGTGTGTCAAAGAACTGATTTACAATCAACGGGTTGCTGTGATTTGGATGCGGTCGGCAGCAAACTGCATAGTTGTGAAACTTGTAATTTGAGCGGATGTTGTACCACTTACGAGTATTGTGTCAGTTGTTGCTTAAATCCGGACAAGGTGATTTTCATGCTATACGACAACGATCTTAGACTGAAATTACCATTTGAATTGAATCCACTTACAGAAAGAACTGCTTGAGCAAGTAATCGAAAAAGCAAGTGGTCGCCAAAAAGCCGTTTTTGCATCCGTCAAGGATCATTTCGAATTGTGCCTAGCTAAGTGTCGCACAGATTCACATTCCGTGCAGCATGAAAACAAATATCGAGATCCCAAGTCAAAGCATTGTTATGGACTAACCGAAGCGCACGAGTCACAGCGTGAAGTTATTGAATCGAATAATTTGGCATAGTGTTTGATAGTTGTGGTTAAATTTGAATGCAAGGACAGTCGAACTGAGTTATTGTTAACACTGAAACAAACGTaataaaaagaagagaagaacAGTGACAAACCAAGACAATTTACTAGTGATATGTACACAAATCGATGGACAGAATGCACATCTCATTTCATCCCAACGTTCGTAGATCGATCGACCAATTGCGATTTAGCCTAAACCAACGACACAAGTACGATCTTTTACACAGGACAAAAGAAACGTAAGTACAGAACGTTATGTATTGCATGAAGTTAATCTGTGCTGCCATTCTCCAGGAAAAATTCAGGGAAACTGATTTAGTCGATGCAACCCATACATATTGATCTTCCACTCATTTAACATTAGAATTAAGTGTTGGCGGTTGAATCGCAAGCGAATTAGTTTCCCTGAAATATGCCAGAGAGAAACTTTTCAGACATTGAAATGGTGCAATTGTTGTACGCACACAAAATGTTAAGGATTTTAAAATCTACAATGAAAGACTTCTGTCAGAGATACAAACCTGGTTTAATGTAGGCCAAAAAACATAATGCTGATAGATCATGGGGAGCTCCCTCAACtggtaaaattaaatgttccAAATGGTTTCTGATGCCTCTTTCGAAAgacaaaatttatcgaaataggACAAAGCCGGGTAAAACTACTATTCTCTCGGACAGAAAGACGCGATATGCTGAATAGTCGGTTTTAATTGTATTAATTGCATCAATAGCTTTGATAAATACTTGCTGATGATAAAATGTGAGATTTTATGTAACGCTACTTACCTCAAGAGAAAAATGCTATAAAAGCTTTGATCATCGCATAAAAAGCAATAATTTCGCTTCAGGTTTTGCATACAGTCAACACTAAACAATTTAGGTTCAGACATCTTTTACAGCTCAGGCAACTTTTACAAACAGCAATTCTGACTCGTTGAGCCAAAACACTGTATCTCAATTTGTGTCTATGCTTTTAAGGCGCTTTCGAGAGCTTTAGGCTTTTTTGTATTCCACTTTTCCAAATGTATCCAAAAAAAGCTCAGAGCTTACGAAAGCTCTGCGTATCACACACACAATGCGATAAGAGTTTTGGCTTGATGCGGCAGAACTGAATAACGGTcgttaaatcaattaaaaacctCTCGATCATTcattttgttagttttatCATCGAGTTTGCTGTTTCGGAATGACCACCCATTTACACAGTACTTCGATCGCTCTGCTATACTTACATGAATatgtttttgattaaatttagcATTGTCGGATTATAATTGAAAGTGGAACTTTTGTTGATGTACATATATCTGCAATCAATTTGTAAAGACTCAGACCACATGCCCATTGAGACTGTGAATCTTAAAGCATTCAAGCAGATGAGTTAAgatgtaattaaatttaatcggACTCACAATTGGACATAATTGTAACAACAATATGATACGCTCTAAAATTCGAGTGCAATACAACTGCGAGGAAATGCGCTAAATTCATTGAGGGAATATTTGTAAATACTTAAATTCAAACTCATTATTCgtaattttctgtaaaattgaGATTGGCTtagacttttatttattttttttggctgTAAATGCTTTCATACTTAGAAATTCTATTGTTTGAGATAGTCAACAGACTCAGTTCATATTCATGTTATCATTTATCCATGATTTCCTGGAAGTTGTCACCAATTTTGGTTCCATAGCTTAAAACGCCGTCTTTCAACTTGGCCCACGGCATTATATTCGAACTAAAGTAAATTCCAACGGATCCATGTTTATCGATCGTGATCGAACCACCAGTTTCAATCAGTTTATCTGTCATTTCTATGATCGACTCCTCTGTAGCCGTTTGTGCATCTTTCCCCAACCATTCCATTCGTTTCATAACATTTGCAGCCAAATTGTATCTCATAATTACCTCACCGGTTCCTt from Bradysia coprophila strain Holo2 chromosome X unlocalized genomic scaffold, BU_Bcop_v1 contig_416, whole genome shotgun sequence harbors:
- the LOC119069911 gene encoding transducin beta-like protein 2 isoform X5: MQNQINLQRGDAVFFDGMCYYYQLGHPIMPTAQSLVGPTYRHHPTKTMVRSAVKPPSLWTTVATVPWINPLATNADRTLLLWTAGNIHDTQQRKSLRVNVEYDHAVRLTWSPDSKAILIHKALENCIEVIKIEKKDGFLSNPSKGLTFRSAHESDVIVGFGIACTGRFIMSASNKTDFVLWNLKGTILDKIDTCLASNNAVKISPCGRFIAACGFSPDVKVWEVKFAKTGEYQKTVNVFNLSGHNSGIYDLAFDKDTSHIATVSKDGTWKIFDTKIEFDLGQSARCIVTSKFNYDSTAMPLIALSLNAEVVAVWNGTNVEIFSGLDGTRDAVIEEFGVISLKFDPLSKYLLTTGDRHVRVYHNVTGYKVSSAVAKSKLNASNQSAATRERLEKLIAENEQFLGKFE
- the LOC119069911 gene encoding transducin beta-like protein 2 isoform X3; this encodes MQNQINLQRGDAVFFDGMCYYYQLGHPIMPTAQSLVGPTYRHHPTKTMVRSAVKPPSLWTTVATVPWINPLATNADDTQPIQNDSSNNQTASRSSNGNELYDVQRKQSSSSKSVISKHQKQSQIRSGTGTLNKRSEKMINHPWLLTSLKGHTDHVLDIDYSSNGKYLASCSQDRTLLLWTAGNIHDTQQRKSLRVNVEYDHAVRLTWSPDSKAILIHKALENCIEVIKIEKKDGFLSNPSKGLTFRSAHESDVIVGFGIACTGRFIMSASNKTDFVLWNLKGTILDKIDTCLASNNAVKISPCGRFIAACGFSPDVKVWEVKFAKTGEYQKTVNVFNLSGHNSGIYDLAFDKDTSHIATVSKDGTWKIFDTKIEFDLGQSARCIVTSKFNYDSTAMPLIALSLNAEVVAVWNGTNVEIFSGLDGTRDAVIEEFGVISLKFDPLSKYLLTTGDRHVRVYHNVTGYKVSSAVAKSKLNASNQSAATRERLEKLIAENEQFLGKFE
- the LOC119069911 gene encoding transducin beta-like protein 2 isoform X4; translated protein: MDTFEISPYIYLVPLGLLLFVFIKKLRLWQYPNNDTQPIQNDSSNNQTASRSSNGNELYDVQRKQSSSSKSVISKHQKQSQIRSGTGTLNKRSEKMINHPWLLTSLKGHTDHVLDIDYSSNGKYLASCSQDRTLLLWTAGNIHDTQQRKSLRVNVEYDHAVRLTWSPDSKAILIHKALENCIEVIKIEKKDGFLSNPSKGLTFRSAHESDVIVGFGIACTGRFIMSASNKTDFVLWNLKGTILDKIDTCLASNNAVKISPCGRFIAACGFSPDVKVWEVKFAKTGEYQKTVNVFNLSGHNSGIYDLAFDKDTSHIATVSKDGTWKIFDTKIEFDLGQSARCIVTSKFNYDSTAMPLIALSLNAEVVAVWNGTNVEIFSGLDGTRDAVIEEFGVISLKFDPLSKYLLTTGDRHVRVYHNVTGYKVSSAVAKSKLNASNQSAATRERLEKLIAENEQFLGKFE
- the LOC119069919 gene encoding SREBP regulating gene protein — translated: MWYAALMRFIRRRLVLAVIFLLSLTYCLINLLGHGGPLSIDSDYIEIKREQPIIWQNFSNDQDCRNSVQGKVLIVDDRGFVCQRTDLQSTGCCDLDAVGSKLHSCETCNLSGCCTTYEYCVSCCLNPDKKELLEQVIEKASGRQKAVFASVKDHFELCLAKCRTDSHSVQHENKYRDPKSKHCYGLTEAHESQREVIESNNLA